The following coding sequences lie in one Peribacillus frigoritolerans genomic window:
- a CDS encoding GntR family transcriptional regulator — protein MAESKEFLYPVKWLSKASAGDRVTSELRMRIISGMIESGAILSENKLAADFGVSRSPVREALKILASENIIRLERMGAVVIGLTEKKYAEIYDVRILIETFVFERLVRMNTNELVMELSKILEMMKVSIKYLDADEFSYQDVLFHETIIRSIDHSYILMIWDNLKPVMESLILLSMRSRFKEKYEDFTRIINNHQLYIDAIKTKDRDIMIKSLHENFDDVQGKVEDLWMAQQMLSKGVEQEND, from the coding sequence ATGGCTGAATCAAAGGAATTTCTTTATCCTGTAAAATGGCTTTCAAAAGCTTCAGCTGGTGATCGTGTTACATCCGAGCTTAGAATGCGTATTATTTCGGGGATGATTGAAAGCGGTGCCATCCTTTCTGAAAATAAATTAGCTGCTGATTTTGGTGTAAGCCGCTCACCAGTTCGTGAAGCGTTAAAAATACTGGCCTCTGAAAATATCATCCGATTAGAAAGAATGGGTGCGGTTGTCATTGGTTTAACAGAAAAAAAGTATGCCGAAATTTATGATGTACGTATACTCATCGAAACGTTTGTATTTGAACGTCTAGTGAGGATGAACACGAATGAATTAGTAATGGAACTTAGTAAAATATTGGAAATGATGAAAGTGTCCATAAAATACCTGGATGCGGATGAGTTTTCCTATCAGGATGTCCTATTCCACGAAACGATCATTCGCTCCATCGATCATTCCTACATCCTGATGATCTGGGATAATTTAAAACCTGTAATGGAAAGTTTGATTCTTCTATCCATGCGCAGTCGTTTTAAAGAAAAGTATGAAGACTTTACACGGATCATAAATAATCATCAACTTTATATTGATGCGATCAAAACAAAAGATCGAGACATCATGATTAAGTCTTTACATGAAAACTTTGATGATGTTCAAGGAAAAGTTGAAGACTTATGGATGGCCCAACAGATGCTTTCAAAAGGAGTCGAACAAGAAAATGACTAG
- the gntK gene encoding gluconokinase produces MTSYMLGVDIGTTSTKAVLFTKKGDVIQQENIGYPLYTPDMTTAEQDPEEIFQAVLKAFSNITKQHPDKKPSFISFSSAMHSVIAMDENDQPLTACITWADNRSEAWAHKIKDELDGHEVYKRTGTPIHPMSPLSKITWIVNDRPEIATNVKKYIGIKEYIFKKFFDQYVVDYSLASSMGMLNLKNLDWDEEALRIAGIRRDQLSELVPTTKIFNNCDPDLAKQIGIDPETSFVIGASDGVLSNLGVNAIRKGEIAVTIGTSGAIRTIIDEPKTDEKGRIFCYALTEKHWVIGGPVNNGGMVLRWIRDEFASSEVETAKRLGIDAYEVLTKIAERVRPGADGLLFHPYLAGERAPLWNPDVRGSFFGLTLSHKKEHMIRAALEGVIYNLYTVFLALTECMDGPVTRIQATGGFARSAVWRQMMSDIFESEVVVPESYESSCLGACILGLYATGEIDSFEVVSEMIGNTHKHTPKADSVKEYRQLLPIFINLSRVLENEYTQIADYQRNLINAAK; encoded by the coding sequence ATGACTAGCTATATGTTAGGAGTAGACATCGGTACAACAAGTACAAAAGCTGTATTATTCACGAAAAAAGGCGATGTCATCCAGCAAGAGAATATTGGCTATCCTCTTTACACACCGGATATGACAACGGCGGAACAAGACCCTGAGGAGATTTTCCAGGCTGTTCTGAAAGCCTTTTCAAATATAACGAAGCAGCATCCAGATAAAAAACCATCATTTATTTCATTTAGCAGTGCGATGCATAGTGTTATAGCTATGGATGAAAATGACCAGCCGCTAACCGCTTGCATCACTTGGGCAGATAATCGCAGTGAAGCTTGGGCCCATAAAATAAAGGATGAATTAGATGGGCATGAAGTTTACAAGCGAACCGGAACACCGATTCACCCGATGTCACCATTATCCAAGATCACCTGGATCGTGAATGATCGCCCTGAGATCGCAACCAATGTTAAAAAGTATATCGGGATTAAAGAATATATCTTTAAAAAGTTCTTTGATCAATATGTTGTCGATTATTCCCTTGCTTCATCGATGGGGATGTTGAATCTCAAAAATTTGGATTGGGATGAGGAAGCCCTAAGAATTGCTGGAATAAGGCGTGATCAATTATCTGAACTCGTACCGACAACAAAAATCTTTAACAACTGTGACCCGGATTTAGCCAAACAGATCGGGATTGACCCAGAAACTTCTTTTGTCATTGGGGCAAGTGATGGTGTCCTTTCAAATCTAGGTGTAAACGCTATCCGGAAAGGTGAAATCGCTGTCACGATTGGGACGAGCGGTGCGATTCGGACGATTATTGACGAGCCGAAAACAGACGAAAAAGGAAGAATCTTTTGCTATGCCTTAACGGAAAAGCATTGGGTGATTGGCGGGCCGGTAAACAATGGCGGAATGGTCCTTCGCTGGATTCGCGATGAATTTGCTTCTTCCGAGGTGGAAACGGCTAAAAGACTCGGAATCGACGCTTATGAAGTCTTGACCAAGATTGCCGAACGCGTAAGACCAGGCGCTGATGGATTGTTATTCCATCCATATCTTGCAGGAGAGCGTGCACCATTATGGAATCCGGACGTAAGGGGTTCATTTTTCGGATTAACACTGTCGCATAAGAAAGAACATATGATTCGAGCGGCTCTAGAGGGAGTCATTTACAATTTATACACCGTATTTTTGGCCTTAACCGAATGCATGGACGGTCCCGTGACCCGAATTCAAGCTACGGGAGGCTTCGCAAGGTCGGCTGTTTGGCGGCAAATGATGTCAGATATCTTCGAATCGGAAGTCGTGGTTCCAGAAAGCTACGAAAGTTCGTGCCTCGGTGCTTGTATATTAGGGTTATATGCCACTGGTGAAATTGATTCCTTCGAAGTAGTTTCTGAAATGATAGGCAATACCCACAAGCACACACCGAAAGCTGATTCTGTAAAAGAATATAGGCAGCTACTGCCGATTTTCATTAACCTATCAAGGGTATTGGAAAACGAATATACACAGATTGCGGATTATCAAAGAAACTTAATAAATGCTGCAAAGTAA
- a CDS encoding GntP family permease, translated as MPLVIVALGIVALLILIMGLKLNTFISLIIVSFGVALALGMPLDGIVKTIEAGLGGTLGHLALIFGLGAMLGKLIADSGGAQRIAMTLVKKFGEKNIQWAVVAASFIIGVALFFEVGLVLLIPIVFAISRELKVSILYLGIPMVAALSVTHGFLPPHPGPTVIAGEYGADIGQVLLYGFIIAVPTVILAGPVFTKIAKRLVPESFTKTGSIASLGEQKSFKLEDTPGFGISVFTALLPVILMSIATIITLMQKTMGFEDNGLLAAIRFIGEAGTSMLLSLLFAVYSMGLARKIPMKDIMESCTSAILHIGMMLLIIGGGGAFKQVLIDGGVGDYVAELFKGTSLSPILLAWIIAAILRISLGSATVAALTTAGLVIPMLGQTDVNLALVVLATGAGSLIASHVNDAGFWMFKEYFGLSMKETFATWTLLETIISVAGLGFILLLSLFV; from the coding sequence ATGCCATTAGTTATTGTCGCTTTAGGAATTGTCGCTTTATTAATTTTAATAATGGGCTTAAAATTAAACACCTTTATTTCCTTGATCATTGTATCGTTTGGAGTGGCATTAGCACTTGGGATGCCACTTGACGGAATTGTCAAAACCATTGAAGCTGGATTAGGCGGAACACTTGGCCACTTAGCGTTAATCTTTGGACTTGGAGCGATGTTGGGTAAGTTGATCGCAGATTCAGGCGGAGCGCAACGCATTGCCATGACCCTTGTTAAAAAATTCGGTGAAAAGAATATTCAATGGGCTGTCGTGGCAGCGTCATTTATTATCGGTGTCGCATTATTTTTTGAAGTGGGCTTAGTATTATTGATTCCAATCGTTTTTGCGATTTCAAGAGAATTAAAAGTTTCGATATTGTATCTTGGTATTCCAATGGTAGCGGCATTATCCGTAACACACGGTTTCTTACCGCCGCACCCAGGACCAACCGTTATTGCTGGTGAATATGGTGCAGACATTGGTCAGGTTTTACTTTACGGCTTCATCATTGCGGTTCCAACCGTTATTTTAGCTGGACCAGTATTTACGAAGATAGCCAAAAGATTAGTACCTGAATCATTTACGAAAACAGGCAGCATTGCCTCTTTAGGAGAACAAAAATCATTTAAACTTGAAGATACACCTGGATTTGGGATCAGTGTATTTACCGCCCTACTTCCGGTTATATTAATGTCAATTGCTACGATTATCACTTTGATGCAAAAAACAATGGGATTTGAAGATAATGGTTTATTGGCAGCTATCCGTTTCATTGGCGAAGCAGGTACTTCCATGTTGCTTTCCTTATTATTTGCGGTCTATTCAATGGGATTAGCAAGAAAGATTCCAATGAAAGATATTATGGAATCTTGTACATCAGCGATTCTGCATATCGGAATGATGCTCTTGATCATTGGGGGCGGCGGAGCCTTCAAACAAGTATTGATCGACGGCGGTGTAGGTGACTATGTAGCTGAGTTATTCAAAGGAACATCATTATCACCGATCTTGCTTGCCTGGATCATCGCGGCAATCCTGCGTATTTCATTGGGATCTGCTACCGTTGCAGCCTTAACGACAGCTGGTTTAGTTATTCCGATGTTAGGTCAGACGGACGTTAATCTTGCTCTAGTTGTACTTGCTACCGGAGCGGGAAGTTTAATCGCTTCACACGTTAACGATGCTGGTTTCTGGATGTTTAAAGAGTATTTTGGTTTAAGCATGAAAGAAACATTTGCAACGTGGACTTTGCTTGAGACGATTATTTCAGTAGCTGGATTAGGATTTATTCTATTACTAAGCTTATTTGTATAG
- the gnd gene encoding decarboxylating NADP(+)-dependent phosphogluconate dehydrogenase produces MYNTIGVIGLGVMGSNIALNMASKGEKVAVYNYTRDLTDQLVAELDGQSIHPYYEIQEFVQSLETPRKIFLMVTAGKAIDSVITSLLPHLESGDIIMDGGNSHYEDTERRYDELKSKGFSYVGIGISGGEVGALKGPSIMPGGDKAAYEKVAPILTKIAAKVNDDPCCTYIGPKGAGHFVKMVHNGIEYADMQLIAEAYTFLREKLHLEVNEIADIFETWNQGELKSYLIEITAEILRKKDEVTGLPLIDVILDKAGQKGTGKWTSMQAIDNGIPASIITESLFARYISALKEERVHAENILTGPENVQQKLDKNEWIDYIRQALYMGKVCAYAQGFTQYKMSSELNGWDLPLKDIALIFRGGCIIRAEFLNVISEAYQDQPNLANLLISPYFAEKVAKYQVGLRKVVCEGINSGISFPCLGSSLTYYDSYRTGISNANLLQAQRDYFGAHTYERRDLAGVFHTNWQ; encoded by the coding sequence ATGTATAATACAATTGGTGTCATTGGTTTAGGGGTAATGGGCAGTAATATCGCGTTAAATATGGCTAGTAAAGGGGAAAAAGTAGCTGTCTATAATTACACAAGAGATTTAACCGATCAGCTTGTTGCTGAATTGGACGGTCAGTCAATCCATCCGTATTACGAAATCCAAGAATTTGTTCAGTCACTGGAAACTCCAAGAAAGATTTTTCTGATGGTGACTGCGGGTAAAGCGATCGACTCGGTGATCACTTCATTACTGCCTCATCTTGAATCAGGGGATATTATCATGGACGGCGGTAACTCCCATTACGAAGATACTGAACGCAGGTATGATGAATTGAAATCTAAAGGATTCAGTTATGTAGGAATTGGTATTTCCGGTGGGGAAGTCGGTGCGTTGAAAGGACCTTCAATCATGCCAGGCGGAGATAAGGCCGCCTATGAAAAAGTAGCTCCAATCCTGACAAAAATCGCAGCCAAAGTAAATGATGATCCTTGCTGTACCTATATCGGTCCAAAAGGAGCAGGTCATTTTGTAAAAATGGTACATAACGGGATTGAGTATGCGGATATGCAATTAATCGCCGAAGCTTATACGTTTTTAAGAGAAAAATTGCATTTAGAAGTTAATGAAATTGCTGACATCTTTGAAACATGGAATCAAGGCGAACTGAAAAGTTATTTAATCGAAATCACGGCCGAAATCTTAAGGAAAAAAGATGAAGTAACGGGCTTACCCTTGATCGATGTGATTCTTGATAAAGCAGGACAAAAAGGCACAGGAAAATGGACCAGCATGCAAGCGATTGATAACGGAATACCAGCATCGATCATTACAGAGTCTTTGTTTGCGCGCTACATTTCCGCTCTAAAAGAAGAACGGGTTCATGCGGAAAACATTCTAACAGGACCTGAGAACGTTCAGCAAAAATTAGATAAAAATGAGTGGATTGACTATATTAGGCAAGCATTATATATGGGAAAGGTTTGTGCATACGCGCAAGGTTTCACTCAATATAAAATGAGTTCTGAACTTAACGGCTGGGATTTGCCTTTAAAGGATATTGCGCTTATTTTCCGCGGCGGCTGCATCATTCGGGCTGAATTTTTAAACGTCATTAGCGAAGCCTATCAAGACCAGCCGAATCTGGCCAATTTATTGATTTCACCATATTTCGCTGAAAAGGTTGCAAAATACCAGGTGGGATTGCGAAAGGTAGTCTGTGAGGGAATAAATTCTGGCATCTCGTTTCCATGTTTAGGCTCTTCACTTACTTATTACGATAGTTACCGTACAGGCATCTCAAATGCTAACCTCCTGCAAGCACAACGTGATTATTTTGGGGCACATACCTATGAGCGACGTGATTTAGCAGGGGTCTTTCACACAAACTGGCAGTGA
- a CDS encoding coiled-coil domain-containing protein, with protein sequence MNRELDDGFIESLMVSLQDERVIEKIKAIAEAGSFSQMGEYKELLREKEKEIARLQQEIESKKEEISEYQIKITHLNEKMEAYFTELQKRRADYREAEELYEAVQQLSETTKSSLKGIFKGGSVQEFIVCGVQYENISSLWDFIKNEIMEGREQEREILLALFLYFFQEYGKTYDTPLYKIQEVKKNEVFREDLYIRALNSKISGNITDILLPGYISINGKTIKKSVVRI encoded by the coding sequence ATGAATAGAGAATTGGATGATGGTTTTATTGAGTCATTAATGGTTTCCCTTCAAGACGAAAGGGTCATTGAAAAGATAAAAGCAATAGCAGAAGCGGGCTCGTTTAGTCAAATGGGGGAATATAAGGAGCTGCTGAGAGAAAAAGAAAAAGAAATAGCAAGACTCCAACAAGAGATTGAGTCGAAGAAAGAGGAAATTAGTGAGTACCAAATAAAGATCACCCATCTAAATGAGAAGATGGAAGCCTATTTTACTGAATTGCAAAAGAGAAGAGCTGACTATCGGGAAGCGGAAGAACTTTACGAAGCTGTTCAACAATTATCCGAAACCACTAAAAGTTCGTTGAAAGGAATATTCAAGGGCGGGTCGGTGCAGGAATTCATCGTTTGTGGTGTGCAATATGAAAACATTTCATCTTTGTGGGATTTTATTAAAAACGAGATTATGGAAGGACGGGAGCAGGAAAGAGAGATTTTGCTCGCCCTTTTTCTTTATTTCTTTCAAGAATACGGTAAAACATACGATACCCCTTTATATAAAATACAGGAAGTGAAAAAGAATGAGGTCTTCAGGGAAGACTTGTACATAAGGGCCCTCAATAGCAAAATATCCGGGAACATTACGGACATCCTGCTGCCGGGTTATATAAGCATTAATGGTAAAACCATTAAAAAATCCGTTGTGAGAATCTAG